Proteins encoded within one genomic window of Panacibacter microcysteis:
- a CDS encoding ABC transporter permease codes for MFRTYLKTAWRTLIRNKAYSAINISGLAIGIAACLLIFVVVQFELSYDAFQPNIDRIYRVVTTEKHGDGSMGRNPGIPCPAYEALKADFPQLEKIVPMNVSSGNQVTVLGSDPNTDAASSKKFIEDENIAFTTPDYFDMFSVKWLSGTASSLKEPGNVVLTKAQAEKYFTDYKNATGRFLKIDNALLLKVSGVVTDAPLNSDMIMGMFISYESFKNKPDIFGYSTDWGNLSSNHQVFVLLPKNATAAAIQAKLPDFVKKHYNETNGKKEQLLQPFRDIHFDGNYGSLGNHSTDKNILWTLAFIGVLVIIMASINFVNLSTAQAVGRSKEVGIRKVLGSKRGQLIYQVMGETFIIVVMSALLAVCIAKIAMPFMSNVASLPDGVSLLSVPTIIFLFAVVIVVTLLSGFYPALIVSGFKPVLALKSKITSASVGGISLRRALVVTQFAISQILIIGTIVAVSQMNHVRNADLGFNKDALLILPAYADSANLARMEPLKQQLLQNPGVVSVSFCSDEVSSSNNWASNFAFDHKEDEDYPVFHKFGDADYMSTYGVKFLAGRNYAKSDTMKEMVINETLMRKLGYTDAQKIIGKDMRIGSGSWYPVVGVVKDFQTNSLKDETKPIMIAAKKDFYFNIAVKVNTNNLKGTTAQIQKLWEKTYPEYAYNSHFADETIENFYRQETQLALLYKIFAGIAIFISCLGLYGLVSFMASQKTKEVGIRKVLGASVSSIVVMFSKEFTILISIAFVIAVPVAWFIMNGWLQDFQYRITIGIGVFLLAIFTSLIIAWITVGYKAVKAALVNPVKSLKSE; via the coding sequence ATGTTTCGCACTTATTTAAAAACAGCCTGGAGAACACTAATAAGAAATAAAGCTTACAGCGCTATCAACATCAGTGGTCTCGCCATAGGAATAGCAGCCTGCCTGCTGATTTTTGTAGTAGTACAGTTTGAATTAAGTTATGACGCCTTTCAGCCAAACATCGATCGTATTTACCGCGTGGTAACTACAGAAAAGCATGGTGACGGAAGTATGGGGCGAAATCCTGGTATTCCATGCCCGGCCTATGAGGCTTTAAAAGCTGATTTTCCGCAGCTTGAAAAAATTGTACCGATGAATGTTTCATCGGGCAACCAGGTAACCGTATTGGGCAGCGACCCAAATACAGATGCTGCCTCCAGTAAGAAATTTATTGAAGATGAAAATATAGCTTTTACCACACCTGATTACTTTGACATGTTCAGCGTTAAATGGCTGAGCGGCACTGCATCATCGCTTAAAGAGCCGGGCAATGTGGTACTCACCAAAGCGCAGGCAGAAAAATATTTTACAGATTATAAAAATGCCACCGGGAGATTTTTAAAAATAGACAATGCCTTATTGCTGAAAGTTAGTGGTGTGGTAACCGATGCACCGCTCAACAGCGATATGATCATGGGTATGTTTATATCTTATGAATCTTTTAAAAACAAACCTGACATATTTGGCTACAGCACCGACTGGGGTAACCTCAGCAGTAACCACCAGGTATTTGTGCTGCTTCCCAAAAATGCAACTGCCGCTGCAATACAGGCAAAGCTGCCGGATTTTGTAAAGAAGCATTACAACGAAACGAATGGTAAGAAAGAGCAGTTGTTACAGCCCTTTCGCGACATACATTTTGATGGTAACTATGGTAGTCTCGGCAATCACAGTACCGATAAGAATATTTTATGGACGCTGGCATTTATTGGTGTTCTCGTCATCATTATGGCGTCTATCAACTTCGTTAACTTATCTACCGCGCAGGCCGTTGGCAGAAGTAAAGAAGTAGGCATAAGGAAAGTATTGGGCAGCAAACGCGGACAACTCATCTACCAGGTAATGGGCGAAACATTCATCATCGTTGTCATGTCTGCATTACTGGCGGTTTGCATTGCGAAGATCGCTATGCCTTTTATGTCAAATGTGGCAAGCCTGCCAGATGGTGTATCGTTGTTAAGCGTACCCACGATCATCTTCCTTTTTGCAGTAGTCATTGTTGTTACGCTGTTATCCGGTTTTTACCCGGCGCTTATCGTTTCAGGGTTTAAACCTGTACTGGCATTAAAAAGTAAGATTACTTCCGCAAGCGTTGGCGGTATCTCGCTCAGGAGAGCGCTTGTTGTTACACAGTTCGCCATTTCACAAATACTCATCATTGGTACAATCGTCGCGGTAAGCCAGATGAATCATGTACGCAACGCAGACCTCGGTTTCAATAAAGATGCATTACTTATTCTGCCTGCTTATGCTGACAGTGCCAACCTTGCACGCATGGAGCCATTAAAACAGCAACTGTTGCAAAACCCGGGCGTGGTAAGTGTTTCATTCTGCAGCGATGAAGTTTCTTCCAGCAACAACTGGGCGTCCAACTTTGCATTTGATCATAAAGAAGACGAAGATTACCCGGTATTTCACAAGTTTGGCGATGCTGATTATATGAGTACCTACGGTGTAAAATTTCTTGCCGGCAGAAACTATGCAAAGAGCGACACCATGAAAGAAATGGTCATCAATGAAACGCTGATGCGCAAGCTTGGTTATACTGATGCGCAGAAAATAATTGGTAAAGATATGCGCATAGGGTCCGGTAGCTGGTACCCGGTTGTAGGTGTGGTAAAAGATTTCCAGACCAACTCGTTGAAAGATGAAACAAAGCCCATCATGATTGCTGCCAAAAAAGATTTTTACTTCAACATAGCTGTGAAAGTAAATACAAACAATCTTAAAGGCACCACCGCGCAGATCCAAAAACTGTGGGAGAAAACATATCCTGAATATGCCTACAACAGTCACTTTGCAGATGAAACTATTGAAAATTTTTACAGGCAGGAAACACAGCTTGCACTACTCTATAAAATTTTTGCAGGCATAGCCATCTTCATTTCCTGTCTTGGTTTATATGGCCTCGTTTCTTTCATGGCTTCTCAAAAAACAAAAGAAGTGGGTATAAGAAAAGTACTGGGTGCAAGTGTAAGCAGCATTGTGGTCATGTTTTCCAAAGAATTTACCATATTAATAAGCATTGCATTTGTTATAGCCGTACCTGTAGCATGGTTTATAATGAATGGCTGGCTGCAGGATTTTCAATACCGTATCACCATTGGCATTGGTGTATTTCTGCTGGCAATTTTTACTTCGCTCATCATTGCATGGATAACAGTTGGCTACAAAGCTGTAAAAGCTGCACTGGTTAATCCTGTAAAGAGTTTGAAAAGCGAGTAG